In one window of Escherichia coli DSM 30083 = JCM 1649 = ATCC 11775 DNA:
- the putA gene encoding trifunctional transcriptional regulator/proline dehydrogenase/L-glutamate gamma-semialdehyde dehydrogenase: MGTTTMGVKLDDATRERIKSAATRIDRTPHWLIKQAIFSYLEQLENSDTLPELPALLSGAANESDEAPTPAEEPHQPFLDFAEQILPQSVSRAAITAAYRRPETEAVSMLLEQARLPQPVAEQAHKLAYQLADKLRNQKNASGRAGMVQGLLQEFSLSSQEGVALMCLAEALLRIPDKATRDALIRDKISNGNWQSHIGRSPSLFVNAATWGLLFTGKLVSTHNEASLSRSLNRIIGKSGEPLIRKGVDMAMRLMGEQFVTGETIAEALANARKLEEKGFRYSYDMLGEAALTAADAQAYMVSYQQAIHAIGKASNGRGIYEGPGISIKLSALHPRYSRAQYDRVMEELYPRLKSLTLLARQYDIGINIDAEEADRLEISLDLLEKLCFEPELAGWNGIGFVIQAYQKRCPLVIDYLIDLATRSRRRLMIRLVKGAYWDSEIKRAQMDGLEGYPVYTRKVYTDVSYLACAKKLLAVPNLIYPQFATHNAHTLAAIYQLAGQNYYPGQYEFQCLHGMGEPLYEQVTGKVADGKLNRPCRIYAPVGTHETLLAYLVRRLLENGANTSFVNRIADTSLPLDELVADPVTAVEKLAQQEGQTGLPHPKIPLPRDLYGHGRDNSAGLDLANEHRLASLSSALLNSALQKWQSLPMLEQSVAAGEMSPVINPAEPKDIVGYVREATPREVEQALESAVNNAPIWFATPPAERAAILHRAAVLMESQMQQLIGILVREAGKTFSNAIAEVREAVDFLHYYAGQVRDDFANETHRPLGPVVCISPWNFPLAIFTGQIAAALAAGNSVLAKPAEQTPLIAAQGIAILLEAGVPPGVVQLLPGRGETVGAQLTGDDRVRGVMFTGSTEVATLLQRNIASRLDAQGRPIPLIAETGGMNAMIVDSSALTEQVVIDVLASAFDSAGQRCSALRVLCLQDEIADHTLKMLRGAMAECRMGNPGRLTTDIGPVIDSEAKANIERHIQTMRSKGRQVFQAVRENSEDAREWQSGTFVAPTLIELDDFAELQKEVFGPVLHVVRYNRNQLPELIEQINASGYGLTLGVHTRIDETIAQVTGSAQVGNLYVNRNMVGAVVGVQPFGGEGLSGTGPKAGGPLYLYRLLANRPESALAVTLARQDAEYPVDAQLKAALTQPLNALREWAANRPELQALCTQYGELAQAGTQRLLPGPTGERNTWTLLPRERVLCIADDEQDALTQLAAVLAVGSQMLWPDDALHRQLVKALPSAVSERIQLAKAENITAQPFDAVIFHGDSDQLRALCEAVAARDGAIVSVQGFARGESNILLERLYIERSLSVNTAAAGGNASLMTIG, translated from the coding sequence ATGGGAACCACCACCATGGGGGTTAAGCTGGACGACGCGACGCGTGAGCGTATTAAGTCTGCCGCGACACGTATCGATCGCACACCACACTGGTTAATTAAACAGGCGATTTTTTCTTATCTTGAACAACTGGAAAACAGCGATACTCTCCCGGAGCTACCTGCGCTGCTTTCTGGCGCGGCCAATGAGAGCGATGAAGCACCGACTCCGGCAGAGGAACCACACCAGCCTTTCCTCGACTTTGCCGAGCAAATATTGCCCCAGTCGGTTTCCCGCGCCGCGATCACCGCGGCCTATCGCCGCCCGGAAACCGAAGCGGTTTCTATGCTGCTGGAACAAGCTCGCCTGCCGCAGCCAGTTGCTGAACAGGCGCACAAACTGGCGTATCAACTGGCCGATAAACTGCGTAATCAAAAAAACGCCAGTGGTCGCGCAGGTATGGTTCAGGGGTTATTGCAGGAGTTTTCGTTGTCATCGCAGGAAGGCGTGGCGCTGATGTGTCTGGCGGAAGCGTTGTTGCGTATTCCCGACAAAGCCACCCGTGACGCGTTAATTCGCGACAAAATCAGTAACGGTAACTGGCAGTCACACATTGGTCGTAGCCCGTCCCTGTTTGTTAATGCCGCTACCTGGGGGCTGCTGTTTACCGGCAAACTGGTTTCCACCCATAACGAAGCCAGCCTCTCCCGCTCGCTGAACCGCATTATCGGTAAGAGCGGTGAACCGCTGATCCGCAAAGGTGTGGATATGGCGATGCGCCTGATGGGCGAGCAGTTCGTCACGGGCGAAACCATCGCGGAAGCGTTAGCCAATGCCCGCAAACTGGAAGAGAAAGGTTTCCGTTACTCTTACGATATGCTGGGCGAAGCCGCACTGACTGCCGCAGATGCACAAGCGTATATGGTTTCCTATCAGCAGGCGATTCACGCCATTGGTAAAGCGTCTAACGGTCGTGGCATCTATGAAGGTCCGGGCATTTCAATCAAGCTGTCGGCGCTACATCCGCGTTATAGCCGCGCCCAGTATGACCGGGTAATGGAAGAGCTTTACCCGCGTCTGAAATCACTCACCCTGCTGGCGCGTCAGTACGATATTGGTATTAACATCGATGCCGAAGAGGCCGATCGCCTGGAGATCTCCCTCGATCTGCTGGAAAAACTCTGTTTCGAGCCTGAACTGGCAGGCTGGAACGGCATCGGTTTTGTTATTCAGGCTTATCAAAAACGCTGCCCGTTGGTGATCGATTACCTGATTGATCTCGCCACCCGAAGCCGTCGCCGTCTGATGATTCGCCTGGTGAAAGGCGCGTACTGGGATAGTGAAATCAAGCGTGCACAGATGGACGGCCTTGAAGGTTATCCGGTTTATACCCGCAAGGTGTATACCGACGTTTCTTATCTTGCCTGTGCGAAAAAGCTGCTGGCGGTGCCAAATCTAATCTACCCGCAGTTCGCGACGCACAACGCCCATACGCTGGCGGCAATTTATCAACTGGCGGGTCAAAACTACTACCCAGGTCAGTACGAGTTCCAGTGCCTGCATGGTATGGGCGAGCCACTGTATGAGCAGGTCACCGGGAAAGTTGCCGACGGCAAACTTAACCGTCCGTGTCGTATTTATGCTCCGGTCGGTACACATGAAACGCTGCTGGCATATCTGGTGCGCCGCCTGCTGGAAAACGGTGCTAACACCTCGTTTGTTAACCGTATTGCCGACACCTCTTTGCCACTGGATGAACTGGTCGCCGATCCAGTCACTGCTGTAGAAAAACTGGCGCAACAGGAAGGGCAAACTGGATTACCGCATCCGAAAATTCCCCTGCCGCGCGATCTTTACGGTCACGGGCGCGACAACTCGGCAGGGCTGGATCTCGCTAACGAACACCGTCTGGCCTCGCTCTCTTCAGCCCTGCTCAATAGTGCACTGCAAAAATGGCAGTCCTTGCCAATGCTGGAACAATCGGTCGCGGCTGGTGAGATGTCGCCCGTTATTAACCCTGCGGAACCGAAAGATATTGTGGGCTATGTGCGTGAAGCCACGCCGCGTGAAGTAGAACAGGCGCTGGAAAGTGCGGTTAATAACGCGCCAATCTGGTTTGCCACTCCTCCGGCTGAACGCGCGGCGATTTTGCATCGCGCTGCCGTGCTAATGGAAAGCCAGATGCAGCAACTGATTGGTATTCTGGTGCGTGAAGCCGGAAAAACCTTCAGTAACGCCATTGCTGAAGTGCGCGAAGCGGTCGATTTTCTCCACTACTATGCCGGACAGGTGCGGGATGATTTCGCTAACGAAACCCACCGTCCATTAGGGCCTGTGGTATGTATCAGTCCGTGGAACTTCCCGCTGGCTATTTTCACCGGGCAGATCGCTGCCGCACTGGCGGCAGGTAACAGCGTGCTGGCAAAACCGGCAGAACAAACGCCGCTGATTGCCGCGCAAGGGATCGCCATTTTGCTGGAAGCGGGTGTACCGCCAGGCGTGGTGCAATTGCTGCCAGGTCGGGGTGAAACCGTGGGCGCGCAACTGACGGGTGATGATCGCGTGCGCGGGGTGATGTTTACCGGTTCAACCGAAGTCGCTACGTTACTGCAGCGCAATATCGCCAGCCGCCTGGACGCTCAGGGTCGCCCTATTCCGCTCATCGCTGAAACCGGCGGCATGAACGCGATGATTGTCGATTCTTCAGCACTGACCGAACAAGTCGTAATAGATGTGCTGGCCTCGGCGTTCGACAGTGCAGGTCAGCGTTGTTCGGCACTGCGCGTGCTGTGCCTGCAAGATGAGATTGCCGACCACACGCTGAAAATGCTGCGCGGCGCAATGGCCGAATGCCGGATGGGTAATCCGGGTCGCCTGACCACCGATATCGGTCCGGTGATTGATAGCGAAGCGAAAGCCAATATCGAGCGTCATATTCAGACCATGCGTAGTAAAGGCCGTCAGGTGTTCCAGGCGGTGCGGGAAAACAGCGAAGATGCCCGTGAATGGCAAAGCGGCACCTTTGTCGCTCCGACGCTGATCGAACTGGATGACTTTGCCGAATTACAAAAAGAGGTCTTTGGTCCGGTGCTGCATGTGGTGCGTTACAACCGTAACCAGCTCCCAGAGCTGATCGAGCAGATTAACGCTTCCGGCTATGGTCTGACGCTTGGCGTTCATACGCGTATTGATGAAACCATTGCCCAGGTCACTGGCTCGGCGCAGGTCGGTAATCTGTACGTTAACCGTAATATGGTGGGCGCGGTGGTTGGGGTGCAACCGTTCGGCGGCGAAGGGTTGTCCGGTACCGGGCCGAAAGCAGGCGGTCCGCTCTATCTCTACCGTCTGCTGGCGAATCGCCCGGAAAGTGCGCTGGCGGTGACGCTCGCGCGTCAGGATGCGGAGTATCCGGTCGATGCGCAGTTGAAAGCCGCATTGACTCAGCCGCTAAATGCACTGCGGGAATGGGCGGCAAACCGTCCAGAATTGCAGGCGTTATGTACGCAATATGGCGAGTTGGCGCAGGCAGGAACACAACGATTGTTGCCAGGGCCGACGGGTGAACGCAACACCTGGACGCTGCTGCCGCGTGAGCGCGTGTTGTGTATTGCGGATGATGAACAGGATGCGCTGACTCAGCTCGCCGCCGTGCTGGCGGTGGGTAGCCAGATGCTGTGGCCGGATGATGCGCTGCATCGTCAGTTAGTGAAGGCATTGCCATCGGCAGTCAGCGAACGTATTCAACTGGCGAAAGCGGAAAATATAACCGCTCAACCCTTTGATGCGGTGATCTTCCACGGTGATTCGGATCAGCTTCGCGCATTGTGTGAAGCCGTTGCCGCGCGGGATGGTGCAATTGTTTCGGTGCAGGGTTTTGCCCGTGGCGAAAGCAATATCCTTCTGGAACGGCTGTATATCGAGCGTTCGCTGAGTGTGAATACCGCTGCTGCTGGCGGTAACGCCAGTTTAATGACGATCGGTTAA
- the rutR gene encoding HTH-type transcriptional regulator RutR gives MTQGAVKTTGKRSRAVSAKKKAILSAALDTFSQFGFHGTRLEQIAELAGVSKTNLLYYFPSKEALYIAVLRQILDIWLAPLKAFREDFAPLAAIKEYIRLKLEVSRDYPQASRLFCMEMLAGAPLLMDELTGDLKALIDEKSALIAGWVKSGKLAPIDPQHLIFMIWASTQHYADFAPQVEAVTGVTLRDEVFFNQTVENVQRIIIEGIRPR, from the coding sequence ATGACGCAAGGCGCAGTGAAAACAACGGGTAAGCGTTCGCGCGCAGTAAGCGCGAAGAAAAAAGCGATTCTTAGCGCAGCACTGGACACTTTTTCACAATTCGGTTTTCACGGCACAAGGCTGGAGCAGATCGCGGAATTGGCGGGTGTTTCAAAAACCAATCTGCTGTATTACTTTCCGTCAAAAGAGGCGCTGTATATAGCCGTACTGCGGCAGATTCTCGATATCTGGCTGGCACCGTTAAAAGCGTTTCGAGAAGATTTCGCCCCGCTGGCGGCGATCAAAGAATACATCCGTCTGAAGCTGGAAGTTTCCCGCGATTATCCGCAGGCTTCGCGCCTGTTCTGTATGGAGATGCTGGCAGGTGCACCGCTGTTAATGGATGAACTGACGGGCGATTTGAAGGCATTAATTGATGAGAAATCGGCGCTCATTGCCGGTTGGGTTAAAAGCGGCAAACTCGCGCCGATTGACCCGCAGCATTTGATTTTTATGATTTGGGCTTCCACTCAACATTACGCCGATTTTGCCCCTCAGGTGGAGGCGGTGACAGGCGTGACGTTGCGCGATGAGGTGTTTTTCAATCAAACGGTTGAAAACGTGCAGCGGATTATTATTGAGGGGATTCGACCACGTTAA
- the rutA gene encoding pyrimidine utilization protein A, with protein MKIGVFVPIGNNGWLISTHAPQYMPTFELNKAIVQKAEHYHFDFALSMIKLRGFGGKTEFWDHNLESFTLMAGLAAVTSRIQIYATAATLTLPPAIVARMAATIDSISGGRFGVNLVTGWQKPEYEQMGIWPGDDYFSRRYDYLTEYVQVLRDLWGSGKSDFKGDFFTMDDCRVSPQPSVPMKVICAGQSDAGMAFSARYADFNFCFGKGVNTPTAFAPTAARMKQAAEQTGRDVGSYVLFMVIADETDDAARAKWEHYKAGADEEALSWLTEQSQKDTRSGTDTNVRQMADPTSAVNINMGTLVGSYASVARMLDEVASVPGAEGVLLTFDDFLSGIENFGERIQPLMQCRAHLPALTQEVA; from the coding sequence ATGAAAATTGGCGTATTCGTACCTATTGGCAACAACGGCTGGCTCATTTCGACCCACGCGCCGCAGTACATGCCGACATTTGAACTGAATAAAGCCATTGTGCAAAAAGCGGAGCACTACCATTTCGATTTCGCCCTGTCGATGATCAAACTGCGTGGCTTTGGCGGCAAAACTGAGTTCTGGGATCACAACCTTGAGTCGTTCACCTTGATGGCGGGGCTGGCAGCCGTCACCTCACGCATTCAGATATACGCGACAGCTGCCACCTTAACGTTACCTCCGGCAATCGTCGCCCGTATGGCCGCAACCATCGACTCCATCTCTGGCGGGCGTTTTGGCGTCAACCTCGTGACTGGCTGGCAGAAGCCCGAGTATGAGCAGATGGGGATCTGGCCTGGCGATGACTATTTCTCCCGTCGTTACGACTATCTCACCGAATATGTTCAGGTGCTGCGCGACCTGTGGGGCTCGGGGAAAAGCGATTTTAAAGGCGATTTTTTCACTATGGATGATTGTCGCGTCAGTCCGCAACCGAGTGTCCCCATGAAAGTGATCTGCGCCGGGCAAAGCGACGCTGGCATGGCGTTCTCCGCCCGGTATGCCGATTTTAACTTCTGTTTCGGCAAAGGCGTAAATACACCCACGGCTTTCGCCCCGACCGCTGCGCGGATGAAACAGGCCGCAGAGCAAACCGGACGCGACGTTGGCTCTTATGTGTTGTTTATGGTGATTGCCGACGAAACCGACGATGCCGCTCGTGCAAAATGGGAACACTACAAAGCGGGCGCGGATGAAGAGGCGTTAAGCTGGCTAACTGAACAAAGTCAGAAAGATACCCGCTCAGGTACTGACACCAACGTCCGTCAGATGGCCGATCCCACTTCGGCGGTAAACATCAATATGGGGACGTTAGTCGGTTCTTACGCCAGTGTCGCGCGCATGTTAGATGAAGTCGCAAGCGTGCCTGGTGCCGAAGGCGTGCTGTTGACCTTCGATGATTTTCTGTCGGGAATCGAAAACTTCGGCGAGCGCATTCAACCACTGATGCAGTGCCGCGCCCATCTCCCTGCGCTGACTCAGGAGGTGGCATGA
- the rutB gene encoding peroxyureidoacrylate/ureidoacrylate amidohydrolase RutB, translating to MTTLTARPEAITFDPQQTALIVVDMQNAYATPGGYLDLAGFDVSTTRPVIANIQTAVTAARTAGMLIIWFQNGWDEQYVEAGGPGSPNYHKSNALKTMRNQPLLQGKLLAKGSWDYQLVDELVPQPGDIVLPKPRYSGFFNTPLDSILRSRGIRHLVFTGIATNVCVESTLRDGFFLEYFGVVLEDATHQAGPEFAQKAALFNIETFFGWVSDVETFCDALSSTSFARIA from the coding sequence ATGACGACCTTAACCGCACGACCGGAAGCCATTACCTTCGATCCGCAGCAAACTGCGCTGATCGTGGTGGATATGCAAAATGCCTATGCCACGCCAGGCGGCTACTTAGATCTCGCCGGGTTTGATGTCTCAACCACTCGCCCGGTCATTGCCAACATTCAAACCGCCGTGACCGCAGCGCGAACGGCAGGGATGCTGATCATCTGGTTTCAAAATGGCTGGGATGAACAGTATGTCGAGGCTGGCGGCCCCGGCTCACCGAATTATCATAAATCGAACGCCCTGAAAACCATGCGTAATCAGCCGCTGCTGCAGGGGAAATTGCTGGCGAAAGGCTCCTGGGATTATCAACTGGTGGATGAGCTGGTGCCGCAGCCTGGCGATATAGTGCTGCCGAAGCCGCGCTACAGCGGTTTCTTCAATACGCCGCTGGACAGCATTTTGCGCAGCCGCGGAATACGCCATCTGGTTTTCACCGGCATCGCTACCAACGTCTGCGTAGAATCGACGCTACGCGACGGCTTTTTTCTGGAGTATTTCGGCGTGGTGCTGGAAGACGCAACACACCAGGCGGGGCCGGAATTTGCACAGAAAGCCGCGTTGTTCAATATCGAAACCTTTTTTGGCTGGGTCAGCGACGTCGAAACGTTCTGCGACGCGCTTTCTTCCACGTCCTTTGCTCGTATCGCTTAA
- the rutC gene encoding 3-aminoacrylate deaminase, with protein MPKSVIIPAGSSAPLAPFVPGTLADGVVYVSGTLAFDQHNNVLFADDPKAQTRHVLETIRKVIETAGGTMADVTFNSIFITDWKNYAAINEIYAEFFPGDKPARFCIQCGLVKPDALVEIATIAHIAK; from the coding sequence ATGCCAAAATCCGTAATTATTCCTGCTGGCAGCAGCGCACCGCTGGCCCCCTTCGTTCCCGGCACGCTGGCTGATGGCGTGGTGTATGTCTCCGGTACGCTGGCTTTTGATCAACATAACAACGTGCTGTTTGCCGATGACCCAAAGGCGCAAACCCGCCACGTTCTGGAAACCATCCGCAAGGTCATCGAGACGGCGGGTGGCACAATGGCGGATGTGACTTTCAACAGCATCTTTATTACCGACTGGAAAAATTACGCCGCGATTAACGAAATCTACGCCGAATTTTTCCCGGGTGACAAACCGGCGCGATTCTGCATTCAGTGCGGACTGGTAAAACCTGACGCGCTAGTGGAAATCGCCACAATTGCGCATATCGCCAAGTGA
- the rutD gene encoding pyrimidine utilization protein D: MKLSLSPPPYADAPVVVLISGLGGSGSYWLPQLAVLVQEYQVVCYDQRGTGNNPDTLAEDYSIAQMAAELHQALVAAGIERYAVVGHALGALVGMQLALDYPASVTVLVSVNGWLRINAHTRRCFQVREQLLHSGGAQAWVEAQPLFLYPADWMAARAPRLEAEDALALAHFQGKNNLLRRLNALKRADFSHHADRIRCPVQIICASDDLLVPTACSSELHAALPDSQKMVMRYGGHACNVTDPETFNALLLNGLASLLHHREAAL, from the coding sequence ATGAAACTTTCACTCTCACCTCCCCCTTATGCTGATGCGCCCGTAGTGGTGTTGATTTCGGGTCTTGGCGGTAGCGGCAGTTACTGGTTACCGCAACTGGCGGTGCTGGTTCAGGAGTATCAGGTAGTCTGTTACGACCAGCGCGGCACCGGCAATAATCCCGACACGCTGGCAGAAGATTACAGTATCGCCCAGATGGCAGCGGAACTGCATCAGGCGCTGGTAGCCGCAGGGATTGAGCGTTACGCGGTGGTCGGCCATGCGCTCGGTGCGCTGGTGGGAATGCAGCTGGCGCTGGATTATCCCGCGTCGGTAACTGTGCTGGTCAGCGTTAACGGCTGGCTACGAATAAACGCCCATACGCGCCGCTGTTTTCAGGTTCGCGAACAGTTACTACATAGCGGCGGCGCGCAGGCATGGGTGGAAGCGCAGCCGTTGTTCCTCTATCCCGCCGACTGGATGGCGGCCCGCGCACCTCGCCTTGAGGCAGAAGATGCGCTGGCACTGGCGCATTTTCAAGGCAAAAATAATTTACTGCGTCGACTTAACGCCCTCAAACGCGCTGACTTTAGTCACCATGCGGATCGTATCCGCTGCCCGGTGCAAATCATCTGCGCCAGTGATGATCTGCTGGTGCCAACAGCATGTTCCAGTGAACTTCACGCCGCCCTGCCCGATAGCCAGAAAATGGTGATGCGCTATGGCGGACACGCCTGCAACGTGACCGATCCCGAAACGTTTAATGCTCTGTTACTCAACGGGCTTGCCAGCCTGTTACATCACCGTGAAGCCGCTCTGTAA
- the rutE gene encoding malonic semialdehyde reductase produces MNEAVSPGALSTLFTDARTHNGWRETPVSDETLREIYALMKWGPTSANCSPARIVFIRTAEGKERLRPALSSGNLQKTLTAPVTAIVAWDSEFYERLPQLFPHGDARSWFTSSPQLAEETAFRNSSMQAAYLIFACRALGLDTGPMSGFDRQYVDDAFFAGSTLKSNLLINIGYGDSSKLFARLPRLSFEEACGLL; encoded by the coding sequence ATGAACGAAGCCGTTAGCCCAGGTGCGCTTAGCACCCTGTTCACCGATGCCCGCACTCACAACGGCTGGCGGGAGACACCCGTCAGCGATGAGACGTTACGGGAGATTTATGCCCTGATGAAATGGGGGCCGACATCTGCTAACTGTTCTCCGGCACGGATCGTGTTTATCCGCACTGCAGAAGGAAAAGAACGTCTGCGCCCGGCGCTTTCCAGCGGCAATCTGCAAAAAACCCTGACCGCGCCCGTCACCGCTATCGTCGCCTGGGACAGTGAATTTTATGAACGGTTACCACAGCTGTTTCCTCACGGCGATGCCCGCAGTTGGTTTACCTCCAGCCCACAACTTGCCGAAGAAACAGCGTTTCGCAACAGTTCCATGCAGGCGGCCTATCTGATCTTCGCCTGCCGTGCGCTGGGGCTGGATACCGGCCCGATGTCGGGCTTTGACCGTCAATACGTTGACGACGCCTTTTTTGCGGGCAGCACGCTGAAGAGCAATCTGCTGATTAATATCGGCTATGGCGATTCCAGCAAACTTTTTGCGCGCCTGCCACGTCTGTCCTTTGAAGAAGCCTGCGGGCTGTTGTAA
- the rutF gene encoding NADH-dependent FMN reductase RutF — MNIVDQQTFRDAMSCMGAAVNIITTDGPAGRAGFTASAVCSVTDTPPTLLVCLNRGASVWPVFNENRTLCVNTLSAGQEPLSNLFGGKTPMELRFAAARWQTGVTGCPQLEEALVSFDCRISQVVSVGTHDILFCAIEAIHRHATPYGLVWFDRSYHALMRPAC, encoded by the coding sequence ATGAACATTGTCGATCAACAAACCTTTCGCGATGCGATGTCCTGTATGGGCGCGGCGGTCAATATCATCACTACTGACGGTCCAGCCGGGCGCGCCGGGTTCACCGCCAGCGCCGTCTGCAGCGTGACTGACACGCCGCCCACATTACTGGTGTGCCTGAATCGTGGGGCGTCCGTCTGGCCGGTATTCAATGAAAATCGAACGCTGTGTGTAAATACACTTAGCGCCGGGCAGGAGCCGCTTTCAAACCTTTTTGGCGGCAAAACGCCCATGGAACTCCGCTTTGCCGCCGCCCGCTGGCAGACTGGTGTGACCGGATGCCCGCAACTGGAAGAGGCACTGGTTTCGTTTGACTGCCGTATCAGCCAGGTGGTGAGCGTCGGCACCCACGACATTTTGTTTTGCGCCATCGAAGCGATTCATCGTCACGCCACACCCTACGGGCTGGTGTGGTTCGATCGCAGTTATCACGCGCTGATGCGCCCTGCTTGTTAA
- the ymdF gene encoding general stress protein, with amino-acid sequence MANHRGGSGNFAEDRERASEAGKKGGQHSGGNFKNDPQRASEAGKKGGKSSHGKSDN; translated from the coding sequence ATGGCAAACCATCGAGGCGGTTCCGGCAATTTTGCAGAAGACCGCGAAAGAGCATCAGAAGCAGGTAAAAAAGGTGGACAGCACAGCGGGGGTAATTTCAAAAATGACCCGCAGCGCGCATCTGAAGCAGGTAAAAAAGGTGGCAAGAGCAGTCACGGTAAAAGCGACAACTAG
- the wrbA gene encoding NAD(P)H:quinone oxidoreductase, with translation MAKVLVLYYSMYGHIETMARAVAEGASKVDGAEVVVKRVPETMPPQLFEKAGGKTQTAPVATPQELADYDAIIFGTPTRFGNMSGQMRTFLDQTGGLWASGALYGKLASVFSSTGTGGGQEQTITSTWTTLAHHGMVIVPIGYAAQELFDVSQVRGGTPYGATTIAGGDGSRQPSQEELSIARYQGEYVAGLAVKLNG, from the coding sequence ATGGCTAAAGTTCTGGTGCTTTATTATTCCATGTACGGACATATTGAAACGATGGCACGCGCAGTTGCTGAGGGTGCAAGCAAAGTGGATGGCGCAGAAGTTGTCGTTAAGCGTGTACCGGAAACCATGCCGCCGCAATTATTTGAAAAAGCAGGCGGTAAAACGCAAACTGCACCGGTTGCAACCCCGCAAGAACTGGCCGATTACGACGCCATTATTTTTGGTACACCTACCCGCTTTGGTAACATGTCCGGTCAAATGCGTACCTTCCTCGACCAGACGGGCGGCCTGTGGGCTTCCGGCGCACTATACGGAAAACTGGCGAGCGTCTTTAGTTCCACCGGTACTGGCGGCGGTCAGGAACAAACCATCACATCCACCTGGACGACCCTTGCGCATCACGGCATGGTGATTGTCCCCATTGGCTACGCAGCGCAGGAATTATTTGACGTTTCACAGGTTCGCGGCGGTACGCCGTACGGCGCAACCACCATCGCAGGCGGTGACGGTTCACGCCAGCCCAGCCAGGAAGAACTGTCTATTGCTCGTTATCAAGGGGAATATGTCGCAGGTCTGGCAGTTAAACTTAACGGCTAA
- the yccJ gene encoding YccJ family protein: protein MPTQEAKAHHVGEWASLRNTSPEIAEAIFEVAGYDEKMAEKIWEEGSDEVLVKAFAKTDKDSLFWGEQTIERKNV, encoded by the coding sequence ATGCCAACTCAAGAAGCGAAAGCTCATCACGTCGGTGAATGGGCATCTCTGCGCAATACGTCGCCGGAAATAGCCGAGGCCATTTTCGAAGTCGCCGGGTACGACGAAAAAATGGCGGAAAAGATTTGGGAAGAAGGTAGCGATGAAGTGTTAGTCAAAGCCTTTGCTAAGACCGATAAAGATTCGCTTTTTTGGGGCGAACAGACCATCGAACGTAAAAACGTTTAA